In the Lebetimonas natsushimae genome, one interval contains:
- a CDS encoding thioredoxin family protein produces the protein MKRFFLIFLFLTSLFSDGIHWIKDYKKAFEIAKKEHKLLMVDISVHHCPPCWYMANIVYKYKPVIDYVNRNFVPIFIYADTDKVPIEFSIYFTGEAPNVLLITPDDKLYYRIFGSRPAKVFLQILKQYNEKYQKGI, from the coding sequence ATGAAAAGATTTTTTTTAATTTTTTTATTTTTGACTTCACTTTTTTCAGATGGTATTCACTGGATTAAAGATTATAAAAAAGCTTTTGAAATAGCTAAAAAAGAACATAAACTTCTGATGGTTGACATTTCTGTTCACCATTGTCCTCCATGCTGGTATATGGCAAATATTGTATATAAATATAAACCTGTAATTGATTATGTAAATAGAAATTTTGTTCCTATTTTTATATATGCAGATACAGATAAAGTTCCTATTGAATTTTCTATTTATTTTACAGGTGAAGCTCCTAATGTATTGTTGATTACTCCTGATGATAAGCTTTATTATAGAATTTTTGGTTCTAGACCTGCGAAAGTGTTTCTTCAGATTTTAAAACAGTATAATGAAAAATATCAAAAAGGGATATAA
- the fliM gene encoding flagellar motor switch protein FliM: MAELLSQEEIDALLEVVQEENVAPEELEKAPDILEQRQITLYDFKRPNRVSKEQLRSLRAIHDKMARGLASDISALMRSIVEIQLHSVDQMTYGEFLMSLPSPTSFNVFSLKPLDGKGVIEINPSIVFPMIDRLLGGEGAPYETNREFTDIELNLLDQILKVITQNMKEAWSPIMELFPVIEAKESSPNVVQIVAQNEIVVMVVMEIVIGHTSGMMNICYPVISIESLLPKLANRDLMLSGTSGRKSRNKELRALIRGAKIELEAVLGYAQMSMKEIIDLEVGDIIKLDRPADDTVLVKVDGREKFIADFGVKRYRRSIKIKEILRTEHDEVKEILEKLEQARKERIEKITSEGSEESKSE; this comes from the coding sequence ATGGCTGAATTACTGTCTCAAGAAGAAATAGACGCACTGCTTGAGGTTGTTCAGGAAGAAAATGTAGCACCTGAGGAGCTTGAAAAAGCTCCCGATATATTAGAACAACGCCAAATTACTCTTTATGATTTTAAAAGACCAAACAGGGTAAGTAAAGAGCAGTTGCGTTCACTCAGGGCAATTCACGATAAAATGGCAAGGGGTCTTGCTAGTGATATTTCGGCCCTTATGAGAAGTATTGTAGAAATCCAGCTGCATTCAGTTGACCAGATGACATACGGTGAATTTTTAATGTCACTGCCAAGCCCTACTTCATTTAATGTATTTTCACTAAAACCTCTTGATGGAAAAGGTGTAATAGAAATTAACCCTTCAATAGTATTTCCAATGATAGACAGACTGTTAGGAGGGGAAGGCGCACCATATGAAACAAACAGGGAGTTTACAGATATTGAATTAAATCTTTTAGATCAAATTTTAAAAGTTATTACTCAAAATATGAAAGAAGCATGGTCTCCTATAATGGAGCTTTTTCCCGTTATTGAAGCAAAAGAATCAAGTCCTAATGTTGTTCAGATTGTTGCACAGAATGAGATAGTAGTAATGGTTGTTATGGAGATTGTAATAGGACACACAAGTGGAATGATGAATATCTGTTATCCTGTAATTTCCATTGAATCACTTCTGCCTAAACTTGCAAACCGGGATTTAATGTTAAGCGGTACAAGCGGCAGAAAAAGTAGAAATAAAGAATTAAGGGCCCTTATCAGAGGAGCTAAAATAGAGCTTGAAGCGGTTCTTGGATATGCACAAATGAGTATGAAAGAAATTATAGATTTAGAAGTGGGAGATATAATAAAATTAGACAGACCCGCAGATGATACTGTGCTTGTAAAAGTTGACGGACGTGAAAAATTTATAGCGGATTTTGGTGTTAAAAGATACAGAAGAAGTATAAAAATTAAAGAAATATTAAGAACTGAACATGATGAAGTTAAAGAAATTTTGGAAAAACTAGAACAGGCAAGGAAAGAAAGAATAGAAAAAATAACTTCTGAAGGATCTGAGGAGAGTAAAAGTGAATAA
- a CDS encoding P-loop NTPase has product MKTQADKLKELVKTETTKSKNIHFIAITSGKGGVGKTTITANLGYALHKLGFKVALFDADIGLANLDVILKVKTDKNIYNVLKNECSLKDILVEIEKDFVLIPGKSGDEIIDFADEVALSKFFSEFDILEDYDFFIIDTGAGIDKRVQLFLEASDDIVVVTVPEPAAITDAYAMVKLISEKKDKAFMVLNEVNSEKEALNIFSKINNVARQNLKNEFRLQMIGFLKKDRLITNSSINRELFVKKDPYSASAEQIFNIAKKLAKISERKVLEPENRGISRFFKKIFSGF; this is encoded by the coding sequence TTGAAAACCCAGGCAGATAAATTAAAGGAACTCGTTAAAACTGAAACAACTAAATCAAAAAACATCCATTTTATTGCTATTACCAGCGGTAAAGGTGGAGTTGGTAAAACGACAATAACGGCCAATTTAGGGTATGCCCTCCATAAACTCGGTTTTAAGGTAGCGCTTTTTGATGCTGATATCGGTCTTGCCAATCTTGATGTAATATTAAAAGTAAAAACAGATAAAAATATTTATAATGTATTAAAAAACGAATGTAGTTTGAAAGATATTTTAGTGGAGATAGAAAAAGATTTTGTTTTAATACCCGGTAAAAGCGGTGATGAAATAATTGATTTTGCCGATGAAGTGGCTCTTAGTAAATTTTTTTCAGAATTCGATATTTTGGAAGATTATGATTTTTTTATTATAGATACAGGTGCCGGAATAGATAAAAGGGTTCAACTGTTTCTTGAAGCAAGTGATGATATTGTAGTGGTAACGGTCCCGGAACCTGCAGCAATAACTGATGCATATGCAATGGTTAAATTAATAAGTGAAAAAAAAGATAAAGCTTTTATGGTTTTAAATGAAGTAAATTCTGAAAAAGAGGCTTTAAATATATTTTCCAAAATTAACAATGTAGCAAGACAAAACTTAAAGAATGAATTCAGACTTCAAATGATAGGATTTTTGAAAAAAGACAGATTAATTACAAATTCTTCGATAAATAGGGAATTGTTTGTAAAAAAAGACCCTTATTCAGCTTCTGCGGAGCAAATTTTCAATATTGCAAAAAAACTGGCAAAAATTTCGGAACGAAAAGTGCTTGAACCTGAAAATAGAGGAATTAGCAGATTTTTCAAAAAAATATTTTCAGGTTTTTAA
- a CDS encoding (Fe-S)-binding protein: MFKFNEFSDMCIKCGKCIPGCTIHRVNPDEATSPRGFLDLLKGVEEGDIPLDKNAKDIFESCFLCNQCVEICPNSLPTDFMIENIRAEIAKKYGIAWWKRAFFYLLKHRWAYDLVSKLGFYFQTCGFKIEEEKKAMRSRFSLPMLHKGRLLPYFRQKTFLKKYPQRIEAKNPQKRVAIFIGCMANYNYTEVGDALIKVLKFLDIDIFIPKKQLCCGAPAYFTGDFKTVRELVEYNITYFESFIDEVDAIIVPEATCTAMLKKDYEEFITYHMPEWLERHKKIKSKIFGTTEWLYKYTDLKERLANLPRQKERITYHDACHFGKVFNIRKEPRSLITQNYQINEMEDPDMCCGFGGITIQSEKFHLARKEGLIKAEMIKKVDAEIVSAECSACRMQITEHLDKVGDNKKFMHPLELIAKAIDSIENRENG; this comes from the coding sequence GTGTTTAAATTTAATGAATTTTCTGATATGTGTATTAAATGCGGTAAGTGTATTCCGGGATGTACAATTCACAGGGTAAATCCTGATGAAGCTACATCTCCAAGGGGATTTTTGGATTTATTAAAAGGTGTTGAAGAGGGCGATATTCCTCTTGATAAAAATGCAAAAGATATATTTGAAAGCTGTTTTTTATGCAATCAGTGTGTTGAAATTTGTCCTAATTCCCTGCCTACAGATTTTATGATAGAAAATATAAGAGCGGAAATTGCTAAAAAATATGGTATTGCATGGTGGAAAAGAGCATTTTTTTATCTGCTTAAACACAGATGGGCATATGATTTGGTAAGTAAACTAGGATTTTATTTTCAAACATGCGGATTTAAAATAGAAGAAGAAAAAAAAGCTATGCGCAGTCGTTTTTCACTTCCAATGCTTCATAAAGGAAGACTACTTCCTTATTTTAGACAAAAAACATTTTTAAAAAAATATCCCCAAAGGATTGAAGCTAAAAATCCACAAAAAAGAGTTGCGATATTTATCGGCTGTATGGCTAATTATAACTATACCGAGGTTGGGGATGCATTAATTAAAGTCCTTAAATTTTTAGATATTGATATTTTTATTCCGAAAAAACAGCTATGCTGCGGAGCACCGGCTTATTTTACGGGAGATTTTAAAACAGTAAGAGAGCTTGTGGAATATAATATCACATATTTTGAAAGTTTTATTGATGAGGTTGATGCAATTATAGTACCTGAGGCGACTTGTACTGCAATGCTTAAAAAAGATTATGAAGAATTTATAACATATCATATGCCCGAGTGGCTTGAAAGACATAAAAAAATTAAATCAAAAATATTTGGAACAACCGAATGGCTTTATAAATATACAGATCTAAAAGAAAGACTTGCAAACTTGCCAAGACAAAAAGAAAGAATAACATATCACGATGCCTGCCATTTTGGAAAAGTGTTTAATATTAGAAAAGAGCCAAGAAGTCTGATAACCCAAAATTACCAAATAAATGAAATGGAAGACCCTGATATGTGCTGTGGGTTTGGCGGAATTACAATTCAAAGCGAAAAATTTCATTTGGCAAGAAAAGAAGGGTTAATAAAAGCTGAAATGATTAAAAAAGTGGATGCTGAAATTGTAAGTGCGGAATGCAGCGCCTGCAGAATGCAGATAACCGAACATCTTGATAAAGTAGGGGATAATAAAAAATTTATGCACCCGCTTGAACTGATTGCAAAAGCGATTGATTCAATTGAAAATAGGGAAAATGGATAA
- a CDS encoding cytochrome c biogenesis CcdA family protein, translating into MENLVYSLFDYFDKMPFIVSFIAGILSFLSPCVLPLVPIYFFYITGISAKELEERNLDKKERIKILINSLLFILGFGIVFVLIGAAAANLIGNIFANKWLNIIAGIIIVIFGLNIGGFIKFKIFQYEKRLNLQNAGSFLLGVSFAFGWTPCIGPIFGTIVGMAATEPAKSVIMMIIYSLGLAFPFLLMAIFTVWSIKFIQKAKKYMYIIEKFSGILLILVGVYFIFKGI; encoded by the coding sequence ATGGAAAACTTAGTTTATTCTTTGTTTGATTATTTTGACAAAATGCCTTTTATTGTAAGTTTTATTGCAGGTATTCTTTCTTTTTTATCTCCATGTGTATTGCCACTTGTGCCTATTTATTTTTTTTATATAACAGGAATTAGTGCAAAAGAACTTGAAGAAAGAAATTTAGATAAAAAAGAGAGAATTAAAATATTAATAAATTCTTTACTTTTTATTTTAGGTTTTGGGATTGTTTTTGTACTCATCGGTGCTGCCGCTGCTAATTTAATAGGAAATATCTTTGCAAACAAATGGTTAAATATAATTGCCGGCATAATAATTGTTATTTTTGGTTTAAATATAGGAGGGTTTATCAAATTTAAAATTTTTCAATATGAAAAAAGACTTAATTTACAAAATGCCGGAAGTTTTTTGCTGGGAGTTTCTTTTGCATTTGGATGGACACCTTGTATAGGACCGATATTTGGCACAATTGTAGGGATGGCGGCGACTGAACCTGCAAAATCAGTTATTATGATGATAATTTATTCACTGGGGCTGGCATTTCCTTTTTTATTAATGGCGATTTTTACAGTGTGGAGTATCAAATTTATACAAAAAGCTAAAAAATACATGTATATAATTGAAAAATTTAGCGGAATTTTGTTAATATTAGTAGGAGTTTATTTTATATTTAAAGGTATATAA
- a CDS encoding RNA polymerase sigma factor FliA, with amino-acid sequence MCNPYEQTLKEYRNSLAVDYMPAVKAMAARLKERLPSSIDFNDLVSIGLEELVKLSKRYDPKQNDNFWGYAQKRVYGAMLDFLRSLDTISRADRKLVKEIDKITEEYMVTNGVAPSDEYLAKMLDEDIEKIKKAKTAGEIYNVMPIEDQMNYFENISKKVEMEELIDIIKKVLKQMNEKEQLVIQLYYFEELSLKEISEILNVSESRISQIHSNAIRKIRKMLNG; translated from the coding sequence ATGTGTAATCCATATGAGCAAACTTTAAAAGAATATAGAAATTCTTTAGCTGTTGATTATATGCCGGCAGTCAAAGCAATGGCTGCAAGGCTCAAAGAAAGACTTCCTAGCAGTATAGATTTTAATGACTTAGTCTCAATTGGATTAGAAGAACTTGTAAAACTTTCCAAAAGATACGATCCAAAACAAAATGATAATTTTTGGGGATATGCCCAAAAAAGAGTATACGGGGCAATGTTAGATTTCTTAAGGAGCCTTGATACAATAAGCAGGGCAGATAGAAAACTTGTAAAAGAAATAGATAAAATAACAGAAGAATATATGGTAACAAACGGGGTTGCTCCTAGTGATGAATATTTAGCTAAAATGCTGGATGAAGATATTGAAAAAATAAAAAAAGCAAAAACTGCGGGAGAAATATATAATGTTATGCCAATTGAAGATCAAATGAATTATTTTGAAAATATTTCTAAAAAAGTGGAAATGGAAGAATTAATTGATATAATTAAAAAAGTTTTAAAACAAATGAACGAAAAAGAGCAGTTAGTTATTCAACTATATTATTTTGAAGAACTTTCTTTAAAGGAAATTAGTGAAATTTTAAATGTGAGTGAAAGTAGAATATCTCAAATTCATTCGAATGCAATAAGAAAAATAAGGAAAATGTTAAATGGCTGA
- the fliY gene encoding flagellar motor switch protein FliY: MNNFVNILINEIKSVIEGLIGLAPEVSFKEEKQIIDIEPPYAKIELTADQGEAAVIIPPELATALGDLMLAGEGEAKSEMNEDDLDAIKEIVSNVFGSLSTTLEAQEDLPKLKFQIKNVIFIQEKEQLNYADDIVLECSIKEQKKDCHILLDNNLYSLISGGLLPASNETMHKESKELPEVKNLEMLLDIKLQLRVRIGTKVMLLKDVVSMDIGSIIELNQLANEPLEILIDDKKIGEGEVVIVDGNFGIQITSIGTKEERLNTLKK, encoded by the coding sequence GTGAATAATTTTGTAAATATTTTAATAAATGAAATAAAATCTGTAATAGAAGGTTTAATTGGTTTAGCACCGGAAGTGAGTTTTAAAGAGGAAAAGCAAATTATTGATATAGAACCTCCTTATGCTAAAATAGAATTAACTGCAGATCAAGGCGAAGCAGCGGTTATAATTCCTCCGGAACTTGCCACAGCGCTTGGTGATTTGATGCTGGCTGGTGAGGGTGAGGCCAAAAGTGAAATGAATGAAGACGACTTAGATGCCATAAAAGAAATAGTGTCCAATGTTTTCGGTTCGCTTTCAACGACTCTTGAAGCTCAGGAAGATTTGCCAAAACTTAAATTTCAGATAAAAAATGTTATTTTTATTCAGGAAAAAGAACAGTTAAATTATGCTGATGATATTGTTTTGGAATGTTCAATTAAAGAACAAAAAAAAGATTGTCATATACTTTTGGATAATAATTTATATTCTTTAATCAGCGGCGGATTATTACCAGCTTCAAATGAAACAATGCATAAAGAGAGTAAGGAGCTGCCTGAAGTTAAAAATTTGGAAATGCTGCTTGACATAAAACTTCAGTTAAGAGTTAGAATCGGTACCAAAGTTATGCTTTTAAAAGATGTTGTTTCTATGGATATAGGTTCTATTATAGAACTTAACCAACTTGCCAATGAGCCTCTTGAAATTTTAATTGACGATAAAAAAATAGGTGAAGGTGAAGTTGTTATTGTAGATGGAAACTTTGGAATTCAAATTACCTCAATCGGAACCAAAGAAGAGAGGCTGAATACCCTTAAAAAATAA
- a CDS encoding c-type cytochrome translates to MKKLLIIAGIAGFLFAGDNCAMCHNGGMAKKLDNFTPAQIEAAMKEFKAGKGNSMMVNVAKGLSDADIKRVAKEFGKK, encoded by the coding sequence ATGAAAAAATTATTAATAATTGCTGGAATTGCAGGATTTTTATTTGCAGGTGATAACTGTGCAATGTGTCATAACGGAGGTATGGCTAAAAAACTTGATAATTTCACTCCTGCTCAAATTGAAGCTGCTATGAAAGAATTTAAAGCAGGAAAAGGTAATTCTATGATGGTTAATGTTGCAAAAGGCTTAAGTGACGCAGACATTAAAAGAGTTGCAAAAGAATTTGGTAAAAAATAA
- the hemG gene encoding protoporphyrinogen oxidase has product MQKLAIVGGGISGLSLAYYLQNDYEITVFEKDKWGGKAYTQKVDNYLFEEGVNGFLSNSPKTLELCDEIGIKPLKANENAKIRYIYDDKLIKLPSSPIEFLTSDIMSLKGKIRILKEFFVKPVCEKEESVKEFAIRRLGYEFYEKMMIPMLAGIYASTPEITSMNAAFPKLKKVECEYGSLFKGMIKLKRGGEPTGELHSFEYGMSEFINKLKEKTKAKFINREIKDIDELKDFDKVVIATEAFVAAEILKKYEKLSNLLKQIKYNPVAIVGLDFDSITPKSFGILTIRNKTLGILMDKYIFPNRNGIRVMVGGARYPEIKDMDEKDIIDIALKDVYEIIKNTNPKITWIKLHKNAIPNYSLGHQKLVEDIFNEAEKNDIYLVGNAYNGVSFNDCIKNSYELAQRLKK; this is encoded by the coding sequence ATGCAGAAATTAGCAATAGTAGGTGGAGGAATAAGTGGATTAAGTTTAGCTTATTATTTGCAAAATGATTATGAAATTACTGTCTTTGAAAAAGATAAATGGGGTGGAAAAGCTTATACTCAAAAGGTGGATAACTATCTTTTTGAAGAGGGGGTAAATGGATTTTTAAGCAATTCCCCTAAAACATTGGAATTATGTGATGAGATAGGGATAAAGCCTTTAAAAGCAAACGAAAATGCAAAAATAAGGTATATTTATGATGATAAGTTAATTAAACTTCCATCATCCCCTATTGAATTTTTAACAAGCGATATAATGAGTTTGAAAGGTAAAATAAGAATTTTAAAGGAATTTTTTGTAAAACCTGTCTGTGAGAAGGAGGAGAGTGTAAAAGAATTTGCAATTAGAAGATTAGGATATGAGTTTTATGAAAAAATGATGATACCGATGCTGGCTGGCATATACGCTTCAACTCCTGAAATTACTTCAATGAATGCTGCTTTTCCTAAACTTAAAAAAGTAGAATGTGAATATGGAAGCCTTTTTAAAGGAATGATTAAATTAAAAAGAGGGGGAGAACCTACAGGAGAGCTTCATTCATTTGAATATGGAATGAGCGAATTTATAAATAAACTAAAAGAAAAAACAAAAGCTAAATTTATAAATAGAGAAATTAAAGATATAGACGAACTTAAAGATTTTGATAAAGTAGTAATTGCCACTGAGGCTTTTGTTGCTGCTGAAATATTAAAAAAATATGAAAAACTCTCTAATCTCCTTAAACAAATCAAATATAATCCTGTGGCGATTGTAGGGTTGGATTTTGACAGTATTACCCCTAAATCTTTCGGTATTTTAACAATAAGAAATAAAACACTTGGTATTTTAATGGATAAATATATCTTCCCAAACAGAAACGGAATAAGAGTAATGGTGGGAGGAGCCAGATATCCTGAAATTAAAGATATGGATGAAAAAGATATTATTGATATTGCCCTTAAAGATGTATACGAAATAATTAAAAATACAAATCCTAAAATAACCTGGATAAAACTTCATAAAAACGCTATTCCGAATTATTCATTAGGTCACCAAAAATTAGTTGAAGATATTTTCAATGAAGCTGAAAAAAATGATATTTATTTAGTAGGTAATGCATATAATGGGGTTAGTTTCAATGACTGTATTAAAAATTCTTATGAACTTGCTCAAAGGTTGAAAAAATGA
- the flhF gene encoding flagellar biosynthesis protein FlhF has translation MKLKTYTAESYTEALNKVKEEVGDDAVIVSSKEIKKKTLTSPGLYEIVVAVEEENIKPRKPMSDKKHVEEVMLKLSNAAKEISSTIEPKKEIINKNNLNPAKNDEIVELKKEIAKISDTLKFLQASMWEIANKNELELPPEFSEIYALSRASGMDEKHLDEIMKLTIKYMPLKMRKNSQTIKRYFYTLLKKMIPIRIEREITSPHKKIMMFVGPTGVGKTTTIAKLAARYAYKLSRRHKVGIITLDTYRIGAVEQLMTYAKMMRLPIETVVDPSDFSVALNSLRHNEYILIDTVGSSQHDKEKIEKLSQFLKVDTFAEININLVLSAVTKYEDLMDIYKNFSILPIDTFVFTKLDETKNYGNIFSLLLETKKPVSYFSIGQEVPDDLIEAGADYLLKGILHKEIH, from the coding sequence TTGAAATTAAAAACATATACGGCTGAAAGTTATACAGAAGCGCTGAATAAAGTAAAAGAAGAAGTCGGAGATGATGCTGTAATTGTATCAAGTAAAGAAATAAAGAAAAAAACACTCACTTCTCCGGGATTGTATGAAATTGTAGTTGCTGTGGAGGAAGAAAATATAAAACCCAGAAAACCTATGAGTGATAAAAAACATGTTGAAGAGGTAATGCTTAAACTTTCAAATGCGGCAAAAGAGATTTCTTCCACAATAGAACCCAAAAAGGAGATAATTAATAAAAATAATTTAAATCCTGCAAAAAATGATGAAATTGTTGAATTAAAAAAAGAAATAGCAAAAATAAGTGACACCTTAAAATTTTTGCAGGCTAGCATGTGGGAGATAGCCAATAAAAATGAATTGGAACTGCCTCCTGAATTTAGTGAAATATATGCTCTTTCACGTGCGAGTGGAATGGATGAGAAACATTTGGATGAAATTATGAAACTGACCATTAAATATATGCCTCTTAAAATGAGAAAAAATTCACAGACGATAAAAAGATATTTTTATACCCTTCTTAAAAAAATGATACCTATTAGGATTGAGCGTGAAATTACCTCACCGCATAAAAAAATAATGATGTTTGTAGGGCCTACGGGGGTAGGAAAAACTACAACGATTGCAAAACTTGCCGCCCGTTATGCCTATAAACTTTCTCGCAGACATAAAGTAGGCATTATTACTCTCGATACTTATAGGATTGGAGCTGTTGAACAGTTGATGACGTATGCTAAAATGATGAGACTTCCAATAGAAACAGTGGTGGATCCCAGTGATTTTTCTGTTGCTCTTAACAGCCTAAGGCATAATGAATACATATTGATTGATACTGTAGGAAGCTCTCAGCATGATAAGGAAAAAATTGAAAAACTTTCACAGTTTTTAAAAGTTGACACATTTGCAGAAATTAATATAAATCTGGTTCTCTCAGCTGTAACAAAATATGAAGATTTAATGGATATTTATAAAAATTTTTCCATTTTACCTATTGATACGTTTGTGTTTACTAAACTTGATGAAACTAAAAATTACGGTAATATATTTTCTTTACTGCTTGAGACTAAAAAGCCTGTCAGTTATTTTTCAATAGGCCAGGAAGTTCCGGATGATTTAATAGAGGCGGGGGCGGATTATTTATTAAAAGGTATCCTACACAAGGAGATTCATTGA
- the lgt gene encoding prolipoprotein diacylglyceryl transferase: protein MDNLINFWQHVYSHINPVAINLGPFHIHWYAIMYITALVLGYYLGVKFGEKFGFSKKIIDEYFIWTEIGIILGARFGYILFYMPNNSYYLSHPWEAFNPFVNGKFVGIAGMSYHGAVIGFIIATLLFYKIKKVDLWKLVDVVALAVPLAYVFGRIGNFLNERIVGRITDIPWGVYIDGALRHPIGLYEAFFEGFVSFLIIYFYYKKFYKCRGELISLYLITYGIFRSICELWREPDPQLGFIISNFTMGQILSLFLIIGGIGLFYYRRKKCRN from the coding sequence ATGGATAATTTAATTAATTTTTGGCAGCATGTTTATTCTCATATAAATCCTGTAGCCATAAATTTAGGCCCTTTTCATATACACTGGTATGCCATTATGTATATCACTGCATTGGTATTGGGGTATTATTTGGGGGTTAAATTTGGAGAAAAATTCGGATTTAGCAAAAAAATTATAGATGAATATTTTATATGGACTGAGATTGGAATAATTCTTGGGGCCAGGTTTGGATATATCCTTTTTTATATGCCAAATAACAGTTATTATTTATCCCATCCATGGGAAGCTTTCAATCCTTTTGTAAACGGTAAATTTGTAGGTATTGCAGGTATGAGTTATCATGGAGCTGTAATAGGATTTATTATAGCTACCCTTCTTTTTTATAAAATTAAAAAAGTTGATTTGTGGAAACTGGTTGATGTGGTGGCATTGGCAGTTCCTCTTGCGTATGTTTTTGGAAGAATCGGTAATTTTTTAAATGAGAGAATTGTGGGTAGAATTACCGATATTCCTTGGGGAGTGTACATTGACGGGGCTTTAAGGCATCCTATAGGACTTTATGAAGCTTTTTTTGAAGGGTTTGTTAGTTTTTTAATTATTTATTTTTATTATAAAAAATTTTACAAGTGCAGGGGTGAGTTGATTTCATTATATCTTATAACTTATGGTATTTTTAGAAGTATATGTGAACTTTGGCGCGAGCCTGATCCTCAGCTTGGATTTATTATAAGTAATTTTACAATGGGACAAATACTCAGTCTATTTTTAATAATAGGGGGTATTGGATTATTTTATTATAGGAGGAAAAAATGCAGAAATTAG